The DNA sequence GGCGGTGGAGGGAGAAAGGATTTCGATGACCATATCCGGCGCCCCGTTACAGCCCCGCTCGTCCAGTTTGGACGTATCGCATATCACCACAAGATCGGGTTCCAGCACTGTCTTATCGCTGTGGTCCTCTTGGGGAAAAAGCCGGACTCCAAAGGGCGCGGCGTAGACTTTACCCGGCTTACCGGCTAAAAAGTTTCCTATTTTAAGTGATAAATTCATGGAAATATCTTGATGATACGTGGCCGGAGGCTCTGAGACGTAGAGCGCCCCATCGATAATCTCCGCCCGGAAATCTTCGTCCCATCCCAGATAATCAGCGTAGGTATACCGCTCTTTTTCTTGTGTAAGGGTCATGACCAGCCTCCTAACAACAGCATATCATACCGTACACTATTTGGCAAGAGCACCACACGCCTGTTTAGTATATTTTGCCCCCGGCTTTCCCTTCGGCCTACTTGCAAAGTTCCTTCCTTCTTTGCTACACTATAGCGACTTTGTATAGGAGGTGGTCATGAAGCAGCATGTGGTGTCAGCCTTGGTGGAAAACCGGGCAGGGACCCTGAGCCGGGTTTCCGGCCTCTTCAGCCGCCGGGGTTTTAATATCGACAGCCTGACCGTCGGGGAGACTGAGGACGCCTCAATTTCCCGGATGACCATTGCGGTAAGCGGAGATGATGCGGTGCTTGAACAGATCATTAAACAGCTCAGCAAACTGGTGGATGTGATTGCGGTCCGGGAACTGGATGGTACTTCCTGTCTGCGCCGGGAAATCATGCTGGTCAAGATCAGCGTGGACGAAAAGACCCGTCCTGCGGTTATCGAAATTACCGGGATATTCCGGTCCCGGGTGGTCGATGTTTCCCCCACTACTATTACCGTTGAGGCAACGGGCGATGCGAAAAAGCTCGACGGCCTCCTTCTCCTTTTACGTCCCTACGGCGTTCTTGAACTTGCCCGTACCGGTCTTGTAGCCCTGGAGCGGGGCCCTTCGATACTTTCGGTATCTTCGCTATCCGTACCCGTACTAAGCATTAGTAACTAACCGGCAATTGCGCGGTCCTTCCTTTTAAGGAAATCGACCGTAGGATAATTACCGGATTCTCAAAGCCCTTAAGAGAGGTTAAACCTCTTTTAGGGTAAAAACTACAATGGAGGAAATGATGGCTATCATGTTTTATGAAAAGGATTGCGACCTAGGGGCGCTAAAGGGAAAAACTATCGCGGTTATTGGCTACGGTTCCCAGGGTCATGCCCACGCGCTCAACGCCAAAGAATCGGGGATGAAGGTTGTCGTGGGGCTTTACGAGGGATCCAAGTCCTGGAAGAAAGCCGAGGAAGCGGGCTTTGAAGTTAAGACCGCCAAGGATGCCGCCGCCGCTGCGGATTTTATCATGATCCTTATCAACGATGAAAAGCAGGCCAAGCTCTACCAGGAATCTATCAAGCCGGTGCTGAAACCCGGGAAGACCCTGGCATTTGCCCACGGCTTCAATATCCACTTTGGGCAGATTACACCCCCTGCGGATATCAATGTGGTGATGATCGCCCCCAAGGGTCCGGGCCACACCGTTCGTGAACAGTACCAGGCCGGCGCCGGGGTGCCCTGTCTTATTGCGGTACATCAGGATGCTACCGGGGATGCCAAACGTTTGGGGCTGGCCTATGCGGCGGCCATCGGCGGCGCCAGGGCCGGAGTTTTGGAGACTACTTTTAAGGAAGAAACCGAGACCGACCTATTCGGTGAACAGGCGGTACTCTGCGGCGGTGTTTCCGCCCTGATGAAGACCGGCTTCGAAGTGCTCCTTGAAGCGGGCTACCAGCCGGAAAGCGCCTACTTCGAGGTGATGCACGAGATGAAGCTCATCATCGATCTGGTGAACCGCGGAGGCCTATCCTTCATGCGTTATTCTATTTCGGATACTGCTGAATACGGGGATTATATCACCGGGCCGAAGATCATCACCGAGGATACCAAGAACGCCATGCGGAATGTATTAAAGGATATCCAGAACGGGAAATTTGCACGGGAGTGGATCCTGGAAAACCAGGTGAACCGTCCCAACTTTAACCGGATGCGGGCCCTTGAGGCGGCGCATCCCATCGAGAAGGTAGGTAAGGAACTGCGCTCCATGATGAGCTGGCTCAAACCTGCAAAATATTGAGGAGTTTTATATGGGTAACAACGCTAAACGGGTAGTAAAAATATTTGATACCACCCTCCGTGACGGGGAACAGTCTCCGGGCTGCAGTATGAATATTCAGGAGAAGCTGGAGGTCGCACGGCGGCTGGAAAAGCTTGGGGTGGATATCATGGAGGCGGGGTTTCCCGCTTCCAGCCCCGGGGATCTGGAATCGGTAAAGACCATCGCGGGGATTATCAGGAATTGTACCGTGGCCGGTCTGTGCCGCAGCTTGGAGAAGGATATTGACGCCGCACGGGAAGCCCTGGCCGGCGCGGCGGATCCCCGGATACATATATTCCTGGCTACCTCTCCTATCCACATGGAGTACAAGCTCAAGATGACGCCGGAAAAGGTGCTTGAGCAGGCGGTGGCTGCGGTTACGTACGCCCGGAAATTCTGCTCCAATGTGGAATTTTCCGCAGAGGACGCCTTCCGCAGCGATGCTGATTTTGTGTGCAGGGTCTTTGGCGCAGTTATCGCTGCCGGGGCTACCACGCTGAACTTCCCCGATACGGTGGGTTATGCCCTGCCCGATGAGTTTGGCGCCCGTATCCGTTATATCAAGGAACATACCCCGGGCATTGAAAAGGCGGTTCTTTCCGTACACTGCCACAACGATCTGGGCCTCGCGGTGGCGAACAGTCTTGCTGCGATTGAAAACGGCGCGGAACAGGCGGAGTGTACCATCAACGGTATCGGCGAGCGGGCGGGGAACGCTTCACTGGAGGAGATCGTCATGGGGCTGCGGGTCCGCAAGGACTACCTCAACGCCGACACCAGGATCGACGCCACGCAAATCTACGCCGCCAGCCGTCTGGTAACCCAGGTTACCGGGGTGAAGGTACAGCCCAACAAAGCTATTGTGGGGGAGAACGCCTTTGCCCACGAAGCGGGGATACACCAGCACGGGGTGATGGCCAACCGGGAAACCTACGAGATCATGACCCCCGAATCCATCGGCATACCCAAGAACCGTATGGTTTTAGGGAAACACTCGGGCCGCCACGCCTTTGAAGACAGGCTGAACGACCTGGGCTATACGGTGAACGCAGAAACATTGGAATCGGTGTTTGCGGAATTCAAAGTCCTGGCGGATAAGAAAAA is a window from the Treponema primitia ZAS-1 genome containing:
- a CDS encoding Uma2 family endonuclease — its product is MTLTQEKERYTYADYLGWDEDFRAEIIDGALYVSEPPATYHQDISMNLSLKIGNFLAGKPGKVYAAPFGVRLFPQEDHSDKTVLEPDLVVICDTSKLDERGCNGAPDMVIEILSPSTARKDVLYKFYKYLRAGVREYWVVDPDTETVQVNLLEHDRYTTQTYRGFDPETMDEADRQYAQESIPVLVLPGLVIDFKTIFAGKNY
- the ilvN gene encoding acetolactate synthase small subunit, whose protein sequence is MKQHVVSALVENRAGTLSRVSGLFSRRGFNIDSLTVGETEDASISRMTIAVSGDDAVLEQIIKQLSKLVDVIAVRELDGTSCLRREIMLVKISVDEKTRPAVIEITGIFRSRVVDVSPTTITVEATGDAKKLDGLLLLLRPYGVLELARTGLVALERGPSILSVSSLSVPVLSISN
- the ilvC gene encoding ketol-acid reductoisomerase; translation: MAIMFYEKDCDLGALKGKTIAVIGYGSQGHAHALNAKESGMKVVVGLYEGSKSWKKAEEAGFEVKTAKDAAAAADFIMILINDEKQAKLYQESIKPVLKPGKTLAFAHGFNIHFGQITPPADINVVMIAPKGPGHTVREQYQAGAGVPCLIAVHQDATGDAKRLGLAYAAAIGGARAGVLETTFKEETETDLFGEQAVLCGGVSALMKTGFEVLLEAGYQPESAYFEVMHEMKLIIDLVNRGGLSFMRYSISDTAEYGDYITGPKIITEDTKNAMRNVLKDIQNGKFAREWILENQVNRPNFNRMRALEAAHPIEKVGKELRSMMSWLKPAKY
- a CDS encoding 2-isopropylmalate synthase yields the protein MGNNAKRVVKIFDTTLRDGEQSPGCSMNIQEKLEVARRLEKLGVDIMEAGFPASSPGDLESVKTIAGIIRNCTVAGLCRSLEKDIDAAREALAGAADPRIHIFLATSPIHMEYKLKMTPEKVLEQAVAAVTYARKFCSNVEFSAEDAFRSDADFVCRVFGAVIAAGATTLNFPDTVGYALPDEFGARIRYIKEHTPGIEKAVLSVHCHNDLGLAVANSLAAIENGAEQAECTINGIGERAGNASLEEIVMGLRVRKDYLNADTRIDATQIYAASRLVTQVTGVKVQPNKAIVGENAFAHEAGIHQHGVMANRETYEIMTPESIGIPKNRMVLGKHSGRHAFEDRLNDLGYTVNAETLESVFAEFKVLADKKKVVSDRDIEALVMGVSAAVPETYKLDHWAINTGSALGATAIIKLLHTCGEAHKQVAVGDGPVDAIFTAINEIVGKRPELELYEIGAITGGSTSQGETMVKIAWEGRHWNGRGVSTDVLESSIKAYLSAINAMEWDLAAGAVKSPLREPLQEGGV